A region from the uncultured Macellibacteroides sp. genome encodes:
- a CDS encoding transposase, translated as MEEQYRLFLSDFYEWDQREHADKWVLFPENIGSHLSLDETALTYDELYTILTNKQAKGKKGSIVAIVKGTMASDVLDVLNRINHSKRLKVKEVTIDMAANMEMIVRRAFPKATLVTDRFHVQKLATEALQDIRVVHRWEAIEQESKEMELAKEAGRKYSPEILKNGETRKQLLARSRYLLFKTENKWTPNQRARAEVLFHWYPSLERSYNLTMQLRHIYHTVKEKVVAFTRLAHWYEQIEQAGFKQFNTVKRSISAHYQTIINYFDNRSTNASAESFNAKIKSFRACLRGVKNISYFLFRLTNIYA; from the coding sequence TTGGAAGAACAATACCGGCTCTTCTTATCTGACTTCTATGAGTGGGACCAACGGGAACACGCAGACAAATGGGTTCTTTTCCCCGAAAACATTGGCTCCCATCTGAGTCTGGATGAAACGGCTCTGACTTATGATGAACTTTATACGATTCTCACCAATAAGCAAGCCAAAGGTAAAAAAGGAAGTATCGTCGCTATCGTAAAAGGGACCATGGCCTCTGATGTTCTTGACGTTTTAAACAGAATCAATCATTCTAAACGACTAAAAGTCAAAGAAGTTACAATCGATATGGCCGCCAATATGGAGATGATCGTTCGGCGGGCGTTTCCCAAAGCAACTCTTGTTACCGACCGTTTTCATGTACAAAAGCTAGCCACTGAAGCATTGCAGGACATCCGTGTGGTACATCGCTGGGAGGCAATCGAACAGGAAAGTAAAGAGATGGAGTTAGCTAAAGAAGCCGGAAGAAAGTATTCTCCTGAAATTCTGAAAAACGGTGAAACCCGTAAACAACTTTTGGCAAGAAGCCGCTACCTGCTATTTAAAACAGAGAATAAATGGACTCCGAATCAAAGGGCCAGAGCTGAAGTCCTTTTTCATTGGTATCCTTCCCTGGAAAGATCTTACAACCTGACCATGCAGCTCAGACATATCTATCATACCGTGAAAGAAAAAGTAGTTGCGTTTACTCGTCTGGCACACTGGTATGAACAGATTGAACAAGCGGGGTTTAAACAGTTCAACACTGTAAAAAGATCAATCTCGGCACACTATCAAACAATCATCAATTACTTTGACAATCGGTCGACAAATGCTTCGGCTGAATCTTTCAACGCTAAAATAAAAAGTTTCAGGGCATGCCTGAGAGGGGTAAAGAATATTTCCTATTTTCTTTTTAGATTAACCAATATTTATGCATAG